The following proteins come from a genomic window of Alosa alosa isolate M-15738 ecotype Scorff River chromosome 2, AALO_Geno_1.1, whole genome shotgun sequence:
- the tm4sf21a gene encoding transmembrane 4 L6 family member 5, producing MCTGKCARFIGVSLYPLALTSIICNILLFFPGWDVKYAKDGYLTEEVKYMGGLIGGGIMVLIPAIHIHLTGKGGCCANRCGMFLSIAFAAVGVAGALYSFVVAMLGLVNGPYCRVGLIWMTPFKDKENSYLNNQDSWFLCSAPDNVIRFNIALFSTLVAVSGVQTIMCSIQMINGLFGCLCGTCKSKGPY from the exons ATGTGTACGGGGAAGTGTGCCCGCTTCATCGGAGTGTCGCTGTACCCTTTGGCGCTCACCTCGATCATCTGCAACATTCTCCTTTTCTTCCCGGGCTGGGACGTCAAGTATGCCAAAGATGGATACCTCACAGAGGAGGTCAAGTACATGGGAGGCCTCATCGGTGGTGGTATCATG GTTTTAATACCAGCAATACACATTCATCTGACAGGAAAGGGAGGTTGTTGTGCTAACCGTTGTGGG ATGTTCCTGTCAATTGCATTTGCTGCTGTTGGGGTTGCTGGTGCCCTCTACAGTTTCGTTGTGGCCATGCTCGGTTTAGTCAATGGGCCATATTGTAGAGTAGGATTAATCTGGATGACTCCTTTTAAAGACAA GGAAAACAGCTACCTTAATAATCAGGACTCTTGGTTCCTGTGCTCTGCACCTGACAACGTGATCAGGTTCAATATAGCTCTGTTTAGCACTCTGGTGGCAGTGAGCGGTGTGCAGACGATAATGTGCTCCATCCAGATGATCAATGGCCTCTTCGGTTGCCTGTGTGGCACCTGCAAATCCAAAGGG CCTTATTGA
- the si:dkey-183i3.6 gene encoding LAT2 domain-containing protein isoform X1 yields MTRSLGSLRNFHAFGRKLEQLLMKAIIGCNYYFQWKDAIIISVESISSVSNQCLLFVIFLTILVKNKDMYLRLLDSKQQVATEMVLIECYLYRTFIIPSFSVTKHNQISRRPQPEEPIDVAVTTPEGQASYQNIEEFGTCEPTYVDPIPTNLYGNDPEEDQCSYENVFPTSSIKHQSDGSDYENADFLVHNEITEDELDEPDYVNQGET; encoded by the exons ATGACCAGAAGCTTGGGGTCACTTAGGAATTTTCATGCTTTTGGAAGAAAACTCGAGCAATTATTGATGAAAGCAATAATTGGATGCAATTATTATTTCCAATGGAAGGATGCAATTATTATTTCCGTTGAATCAATCAGTTCAGTTTCAAACCAATGTCTCCTATTCGTTATATTTCTGACTATTTTGGTGAAAAACAAGGACATGTACCTCAGACTTTTGGACAGTAAACAGCAGGTGGCTACTGAAATGGTCTTGATTGAGTGCTATCTATACAGGACTTTCATAATTCCTTCTTTTTCAGTTACGAAACACAATCAGATTTCCAGGAGGCCTCAACCAGAGGA GCCCATAGACGTTGCCGTCACTACACCAGAAG GGCAAGCTAGCTACCAAAATATTGAAGAAT TTGGTACTTGTGAGCCCACCTATGT AGATCCCATTCCAACTAATTTATACGGAAATGACCCTGAGGAAG ATCAGTGCTCATACGAAAATGTCTTTCCTACATCTTCGATCAAACATCAATCTG ATGGATCAGATTATGAAAATGCCGATTTCCTGGTGCACAATGAGATAACTGAGG ATGAACTAGATGAACCAGATTATGTCAACCAAGGAGAGACCTGA
- the si:dkey-183i3.6 gene encoding LAT2 domain-containing protein isoform X2 — MVLIQLWMHGNDFVPFQNMLPTPGQQGLALAVVSLASLGVVYVICFWCRRKRKIKQEENQLYDPREPPVIQREGSRFAVTRSKTVTKHNQISRRPQPEEPIDVAVTTPEGQASYQNIEEFGTCEPTYVDPIPTNLYGNDPEEDQCSYENVFPTSSIKHQSDGSDYENADFLVHNEITEDELDEPDYVNQGET, encoded by the exons ATGGTCTTAATCCAACTATGGATGCATGGTAATGATTTTGTGCCCTTCCAGAACATGCTTCCCACTCCAGGCCAGCAAGGGTTGGCCCTGGCTGTGGTGTCCCTCGCATCTCTGGGGGTGGTATATGTGATTTGTTTTTGGTGCCGAAGGAAAAGGA AGATAAAACAAGAAGAGAATCAACTATATGATCCGAGAGAACCACCAGTGAT TCAACGCGAGGGAAGCAGGTTTGCTGTAACTCGGTCCAAAACAG TTACGAAACACAATCAGATTTCCAGGAGGCCTCAACCAGAGGA GCCCATAGACGTTGCCGTCACTACACCAGAAG GGCAAGCTAGCTACCAAAATATTGAAGAAT TTGGTACTTGTGAGCCCACCTATGT AGATCCCATTCCAACTAATTTATACGGAAATGACCCTGAGGAAG ATCAGTGCTCATACGAAAATGTCTTTCCTACATCTTCGATCAAACATCAATCTG ATGGATCAGATTATGAAAATGCCGATTTCCTGGTGCACAATGAGATAACTGAGG ATGAACTAGATGAACCAGATTATGTCAACCAAGGAGAGACCTGA
- the si:dkey-183i3.6 gene encoding LAT2 domain-containing protein isoform X3: MLPTPGQQGLALAVVSLASLGVVYVICFWCRRKRKIKQEENQLYDPREPPVIQREGSRFAVTRSKTVTKHNQISRRPQPEEPIDVAVTTPEGQASYQNIEEFGTCEPTYVDPIPTNLYGNDPEEDQCSYENVFPTSSIKHQSDGSDYENADFLVHNEITEDELDEPDYVNQGET; encoded by the exons ATGCTTCCCACTCCAGGCCAGCAAGGGTTGGCCCTGGCTGTGGTGTCCCTCGCATCTCTGGGGGTGGTATATGTGATTTGTTTTTGGTGCCGAAGGAAAAGGA AGATAAAACAAGAAGAGAATCAACTATATGATCCGAGAGAACCACCAGTGAT TCAACGCGAGGGAAGCAGGTTTGCTGTAACTCGGTCCAAAACAG TTACGAAACACAATCAGATTTCCAGGAGGCCTCAACCAGAGGA GCCCATAGACGTTGCCGTCACTACACCAGAAG GGCAAGCTAGCTACCAAAATATTGAAGAAT TTGGTACTTGTGAGCCCACCTATGT AGATCCCATTCCAACTAATTTATACGGAAATGACCCTGAGGAAG ATCAGTGCTCATACGAAAATGTCTTTCCTACATCTTCGATCAAACATCAATCTG ATGGATCAGATTATGAAAATGCCGATTTCCTGGTGCACAATGAGATAACTGAGG ATGAACTAGATGAACCAGATTATGTCAACCAAGGAGAGACCTGA